The Streptomyces laurentii region TCGGGGTTGTCGGCGTTGACGTTGTGGCTCACGACGGTGAGGTCGCCGCCGTCGGCGGACTTGTCGACGACGAGTCCGCCGAAGAGGTTGAGCCAGACCACGGCCGGCAGGATCAGCGCGATCAGCGCCGTCGCGGAGCGGCGCAGCAGGGCGAGGACCAGGATCACCGGGACGAACACGCCGAACCAGGGCAGGAAGGTCTCGATGAGACTGCCGAGGTTGCCGACGCGGTTCGGGATGTCGGAGTGAAGAGCCATCACCAGCGCGACCAGGACCGCGCAGACGGCCAGGATCACGCCCCGGCGCCAGATGCCGCGGTCGTGGCGCAGCCGCGCGAGGCGGCTACCCGGTCCGGGAGTATCGGCGGGCGGGAGGGCGGAGTTGTGGTGGTCCGGCGTGCCGCCGCTTTCGGTCCCCGTCATGTCCACGCGCGTCATCGCCGCCGTCCTCACTGCCTTGCTGTCCGACCCGGTCCCGACCCTAGGCGATTCCGCGCCGGTCGTACTCATCGAGGGACGAACGAACGCGCGTGGCGGGTTCCTGCAGGTGGTGCGGTGCGTACGCCTGTGACAGAACGCGCACATTCGTCCGGGGTGTCGCCCCGGCGCCGCCGCCGGCACCTTCGGCGCGCCTCCCGGTCGGACGACCGGACGGACCGCCGGCCGGACGACCGGGCGGACCGCCGGACAGACCGCGGGTCAGACGGCCGGACGGACGGCTGGACGGACACCCTCCAGAACGGTGTCGACGATCTGTTCGGCGAGGCCGGGCTCCAGCGGCGAGCCGGGCCGGATGACCGAGCGGAGCAGCAGGGGGCCGGTGACGAGGTCGTTGACGAGTTCGACGTCGAGGTCGGGACGGATCTCGCCGTTCGCCATGCCGCGCCGGATGGCGTCGAGGGACATCCGGCGGCGCGGTTCGATGACGGTGCGCTGGTACGCGTCCCAGAGCTTCGGATACATCTGCATCTGCGAGAACACGTTGTGCAGCAGCGCGTTGGAGCGCTTGAACATGCCGCGTTGCCGCAGGCTCTCCAGGAGCGTGACGAGGTCGTCGCGGGCGGAGGTGCCGGGCAGGTCCGGTTCGGGGAGTTCCAGGGACCGGAGCAGGTCGATGAGCAGGGCTTCCTTGCCGGGCCAGCGGCGGTAGATGGTGGCCTTGCCGACCCCGGCGGTACGGGCGAGCTTCTCGATGGACAGGTCGGCGAGCGGGACGCCGTGCTCCAGCATCCCGACCGCCGCGTCGAAAATGGCCCGTTCCACCGCCTCGCTGCGCGGCCGGCCCCGGCGGCCGCCGCACGGGGCCGCGTCGCCGGGACACTCGGAGGGCGCGGGGACGGGGGCGGCCCCGGCGGCCGGGGTCATGGCCGCGGCCTCGCCCCGTACCGCCGTCCCGTCCGGTGCTGCCGCGAGCCGCGCCGTGACCGCCGCCGGGCCGGTCGTCCCCGCCCCCGTCGTCTCCTGCGACACGTCCGTTCCGCCTCCTCCGCCTGACCTGCCGTCTACCTCGGAACCGATTCTCCCGCTTCCGCGCGGGCGCCCGGGACGGCACCGGCCGGAACCGGCCCGGACGGGGTGCGGCCGGGCAGGAAGAGCGCGACGACGATCGCGCCCAGGACGGCGACACCGGCCGAGCCCATGGCCGTCACGTGCATGGCGTCGAGGAAGGCGTCGTACGCGGGCGTGACCAGGCCGCGGCCGGCCGGGCCGAGGTGCTGCGCGACGCCGAGCGTCGCCTCGATGGACTCGCCCGCCTTCTCGCGCAGGTCCGCCGGGAGCCCGGCGAGGTGGCTGTCGATCTCGCCGCGGTACGTGCTGGACAGGACGGAGCCGAGGACGGCCACCCCGAGCGCGCCGCCGACCTGGCGGAAGGTGTTGTTGATGGCGGAACCGGAGCCGGCCTTCTCGCGCGGCAGCGCCTGCATCACGGCGACGGTGACCGGCGGCATGATGTGCGCCATGCCGGCGCCCTGGAGGAAGAAGAAGATCTCCAGGACCCAGACCGGCGTGTCCGCGTCGAAGAAGGCGAACGCGGCCAGACCGACGGCGACGGCGAGCATGCCCGTCGTGCACACGGCCTTGGCGCCGAAGCGGTCGACGACGTGCCGGGCGCGCGGCGCGAAGATCATCTGGGCGATGGCGAGCGGCAGGATGAGCAGACCCGATTCCAGGGCGCTGTAGCCGCGCACGCTCTGCAGGTAGAACGCGGAGAAGAAGGTCACGCCCATGAGGGCGAAGAACACCAGCGCGATGGCGGCGACGGCGGCCGAGAAGGCGGGCTTGCGGAAGTACGAGACGTCGAGCGCGGGGTGCGCGGCGCGCTTCTCGTACAGCACGAAACCGGTGAGGACGGCGAGGCCCGCGAGCGCCGGGAGCAGCACGGTGACATCGGTGAAGCTGGCCAGCTCGCCGCCGCGGATGATGCCGTAGACCAGCAGGACGAGACCGAGGACGGACAGCAGTACGCCGGGCAGGTCGACGCGGCCGGGCTTCGGGTCCTTGGAGTCGGGCACCAGCCAGATCATCAGGACCAGGGCGAGGATCACCACGGGCACGTTGACCAGGAAGATCGAGCCCCACCAGAAGTGCTCCAGGAGGGCACCGCCGGTGATGGGGCCGATGGCGATGGCGAGGCCGACGCTGCCGGCCCAGATACCGATGGCCTTGGGCTGCTCCTCGCGCTCGAAGACGTTCATGAGGACGGCGAGGGTGGCGGGCATCACGAACGCGGCACCGAGGCCCATCAGGGCCCGGAAGGCGACCAGCTCGCCCGGGCTGCCGGACTGGGCGGCGAGCGCGGAGGCGATGCCGAAGACGGCTATGCCGAACAGCAGGACCTTCTTGCGGCCGAGCCGGTCGCCGAGCAGGCCGGAGGTGAAGAGCAGGCCCGCGAAGACGAGCGTGTACGAGTTGATGGCCCATTCCAGCTCGCTCTGCGTGGCACCGATGCCGGTGGGAGCGGGGCTGGCGATCGTCTTGACGGCGACGTTGAGGATCGAGTTGTCGAGAACGACGATCAGCAGGCTGAGCATGAGCACACCGAGAATCGCCCAGCGGCGGCGGTGCACGGCCTCCGGGACGCGGGGCGCTCCGGGAACGGCGGAGACAGAGGTCGGCTGAGACATGGCCCTCACCTTAGTACTATTTCGATACGAGACCGTCTCGTATCGAATTCTGCTGACGGAGTCTTTGCCCGCCGGGCCGAAGCCGCCGGCGGACCGAAGCCGCCGGACCCGTGTGAACAGCGCCACTCCACTCCGCCCGGCCGCCCCGCTTCCCCGGCCGCCCCGCCGAGTGCCACCATGGATGTGGTCCGGGGACGCCACAGGGCGCCTCGAGATGACAACAGAGGAGCCGTTCACCATGACGCTTCAGGCTGCCCAGAAACCGCCCGCCGACAGCAGCAAGGCGCTGTACGGAGGGAAAGGCACCCGCCGTATCACCGTCCACGACATCGCCGCCGCCAAGACGCGGGGCGAGAAGTGGCCCATGCTCACCGCCTACGACGCGATGACCGCCTCCGTCTTCGACGAGGCCGGCATCCCGGTGATCCTCGTCGGCGACTCCATGGGCAACTGTCATCTCGGCTACGACACCACCGTGCCCGTCACGATGGACGAGATGACCTTCCTGTCCGCCGCCGTCGTCCGCGGCACCCGGCGTGCCCTGGTCGTCGCCGACCTGACCTTCGGCTCGTACCAGGAAGGGCCCGTCCAGGCCCTGCGCAACGCCACCCGGCTGATCAAGGAGGCGGGCGTCGGCGCGATCAAGCTGGAGGGCGGCGAGCGCTCGCTGCCGCAGACCGAGCTGCTGGTCCGGTCCGGCATCCCGGTCATGTCCCACCTCGGCCTGACCCCGCAGTCCGTCAACACCATGGGCTACCGGGTACAGGGCCGCGGCGACGAGTCCGCGCACCAGCTGCTGCGCGACGCCAAGGCCGCCCAGGACGCGGGCGCCTTCGCCGTCGTCCTGGAGCTGGTCCCGGCCGAGCTGGCCGCCGAGGTCACCCGCTCGCTGCACATCCCGACCATCGGCATCGGCGCGGGCGCCGGCACGGACGCGCAGGTCCTCGTGTGGACCGACATGGCCGGGCTGACCGGCGGCAAGGTGCCGCGCTTCACCAAGCAGTACGCCAACCTGCGCGAGACCCTCGGCGACGCCGCCCGGGCCTTCGCGGAGGACGTGTCCGGCGGGGCGTTCCCCGCCGAGGAGCACACCTTCCACTAGTCCTACTGGTTCCACCCGCCGCTTCGGCGGCACCCGAGCCACTCCCGGCACCACGACAGCCCGCCGACCGTCCCCCGTCGGCGGGCTGTCCGCGTCGGTACGCACGGATGCGCGCGTCGCCTTGTCGGCGCTTGTCCGCGGCTGCCGGTGGCTGTCGGTGGCTGTCGGTGGCTGTCTGCGGTTGTCGGTGCCTGCCGGCAGGGGTGTCGGCCGGTTGTCGGCGGCCTGTCGGTGAGCCCCGGTTCCCTTGGGGACATGACGCGATCACACACCCACGCCATCGAGGTACGGGGCCTCGTGAAGCACTTCGGCGCGACGAAGGCCGTCGACGGGATCGACCTGGACGTCCGCGAGGGCACCGTCCTCGGGGTCCTCGGCCCCAACGGCGCCGGCAAGACGACCCTGGTCCGCTGCCTGTCCACGCTGATCGTCCCGGACGCCGGGACGGCCGTCGTCGCCGGGTACGACGTGGTGCGCCAGCCGCGCCAGCTGCGCCGCACCATCGGGCTGACCGGCCAGTACGCCTCGGTCGACGAGAAGCTGTCCGGCCGGGAGAACCTGTACATGATCGGGCGGCTGCTCGATCTCTCCCGCGCCGAGGCCCGCCGCCGCGCCGACGCGATGCTGGAGCGCTTCTCGCTCACCGAGGCCGCCAAGCGCCCGGCCATGACGTACTCCGGCGGCATGCGGCGCCGGCTGGACCTGGCCGCCTCGATGATCGGCCGGCCCGCCGTGCTCTACCTGGACGAGCCCACCACCGGCCTGGACCCGCGCACCCGCAACGAGGTCTGGGAGGAGGTGCAGCGCATGGTCGCCGACGGCGCGACCGTGCTGCTCACCACCCAGTACATGGAGGAGGCCGAGCAGCTGGCCTCCGAGCTGACCGTCATCGACCGCGGCCGGGTCGTCGCCAGCGGCGGGGTCGACGAGCTGAAGACCCGGGTCGCCGGCCGCACCCTGCGCATCCGTCCGGCCGACCCGGCCGACCTGCCCGCCATGGCGGCGGCGCTGCGCGAGACCGGGCTCGACGGCCCGGCCGGTGCCACCGTCGAGGACGGCACGGGCACGCTCGACGTACCAATCCTCACCGACGAGCAACTGACCGCCGTCGTGAGACTGTTCGGCGCCCGCGGCTTCGGCATCGCCGACATCGGCACCCAACTGCCCAGCCTCGACGAGGTGTTCCTCGCCATCACCGGCGAGAAGACGTCCGAGGCCGCCCCGTCCGTCCCGTCCGACACGATCACCGAGGAGATCGCCGCATGAGCGCCGGCACCCTGCCCCAGTCCCCCGCGGACGGCCGCGGCCCCGCGTCCGCCTCCACCTCCTCGCTCGCCAAGCGGCCCTCGTCCAGAGCCGGTTCCGACCCCGGTCCCGGCTCCGGCACCCGCGCCGACGACGGCCGGATCGGCCTGCGGGCCAACCTCCGCCACATCGGCGCCCTCGCCCGCCGCAACATGCTCCAGATCAAGCAGGACCCGGAGTCGATGTTCGACGCCGTCTTCATGCCGATCGTGTTCGTACTGCTCTTCGTGTACGTCTTCGGCGGCGCGATCGCCGGCAAGGGCAACAACGACGCGTACGTCAACTACGTCGTGCCCGGCCTGATGGCCATGATGGGCATGAACATCGCGATGGGCGTCGGCACCGGCATCAACGACGACTTCAAGAAGGGCGTCATGGACCGGTTCCGGACCATGCCCATCGCCCGCTCGTCCGTCCTCATCGCGAAGATCGTCGTCGAGATCGGCCGCATGCTGATCGCCACCGCGATCCTGCTCGGCATGGGCTTCCTGCTCGGGCTGCAGATCCACACCTCGGTCCTCGGACTGTTCGGCGCCATCGGCCTGTCGATGGTGTTCGGCGCCTCCCTGATGTGGATCTTCATCCTGCTCGGGCTGACGATGAAGACGGCGCAGGCCGTCCAGGGCATGGCGATGATCGTGCTGATGCCGCTCCAGTTCGGCTCGTCGATCTTCGCGCCGCCGACCACGATGCCCGGCTGGCTGCAGGCCTTCACCGACTACAACCCGCTGTCGGCCCTGGCCGACTCCTCCCGCGCCCTGATCAACGGCGGCCCGCTCGCCCACTCGGTGTGGATGACGCTGGGCTGGTCGGTCGCCATCACCGCGGTCATGGCCCCGCTCGCGGTCGCCAAGTTCCGTAAGAAGACCTGACCTGAACGGTCCAGGACGGGGGCACGACGACAGCGCGTACGCGGCCGGGGCCGGATCACTCCCGTATCGCGTCGACGGCTCGGGCGAGCAGAGCGGCGGCGTCCTCCAGGGTGAGGACGCCGCCTTCGGCGTGCGCGGCCTCGAACGCGGCGTCGTCGGCGAGCGCCGTCCGGGTGAGGGCGGTCGCCCGCTCCCGGTTCTCCCGTTCGACCGGGTGCGCCAGATGCTGGGGCGGCTGCAGCCGCTCGTACGCGCCGAGGAGCATCGCCGCGGCCCGGGCCCGCTCCCGCCCGCCGAGCCCGGCCAGCGCCCAGGCGGCGGTGAGGAGATGGGCCGCCGGCATCTCGGGGGCCACCGTCCGCGACAGGGCGCTCAGCGCGCTGTCGTACGCCTGCCGGGCCCGGACGAGACCGGCGGCGTAGTCGCCGTCGAGGTCGTCCACCCAGGCCAGGGTGCCGATGGTGAACCCTTCGAAGAGCGAGAAGGCCTCCGTGTTGAACTCCTCGAGGAGCTGCGTCAGATACCCCCGCGCCTCGCCGGTGCGGCCGGTACGGGCGAGCAGGATCGCCAGGAAGATCCGGGCGGCCAGCGTCGGCGGATGGCTGCGGCTGTACTCGCCCTCCACCACCTCGCGCAGGATGCGTTCGGCGTCCTCCCGGCGGCCGGTCTCGGCCAGCATGTCGGCGTAGCGGGCGCGCAGCAGCCCCATCTGGGACTGCGCCCCGATCCGCCGCGCGTACTCGATGGCGGCCTCGAAGTCCTCGGCGGCGCCCGCGAATTCGAGCCTCCGCTCGCGCGCCTCGCCCCGCGAGGACAGCGCTTCGGCCGCGCCCCAGGCGTCGTCGAGCCGGACGAAGATCTCCAGGGCCTCGTCGGCGTCGGCCGCCGCGCGGCCGGCCCACACGGCACGGTTGGCGAGCAGGTTGGCCCGCGTCTGGAGCGCGTTGGCGAGTTCCCATTCGTGGCCGAGGCGGCGGCAGGTGTCGACGTTGGCGTCGAGGGCCGCGTGCATATGGCCGGTCTCGCTGGTGAGGATCATGGCGAACACGGTGAGGGAGCCGGGCAGCCGGCAGATCTGCGGCAGGCCGGGCGGGTAGGCGCCGGTGATCAGCCGCAGCCGGGCGAGGCCGTCGGGGCTGACCCAGAACCCGGTCTCGTAGTCCATGTTGAGCAGTTCGATCAGCCGCACCCCGCGCCGGGCCTCCCACAGCTGGTCCTCGCCGAGCGGCGGCGGGGCGGCCGTGCACGGCTCGTACAGGGGGACGACGGGGGCGGCGGACGGCCCGAAGGGGTCGGGGCCGAGCGCGGCGACGGCCTCGGCCCAGTGCAGGGCGTCGGCGCGCAGGTCGCGCATGGTCCAGTACCAGAGCAGCGCGTGCACGAGGATCAGGCCCTCGTGCTCGTCGCGCAGCCGTACGGCGGTCCGCAGCGCGGTGCGCAGGTTGCCGTACTCGGCGGCGAACCGGGCCATCGCGGCGGCCTGCCGGCCGGTGCGCAGCTCGGGGTCGGTGCGGCGGGCGAACTCGCGGTAGTGGACGAGGTGACGGCGTTCGGCGGCCTCGCGCTCACCGGCCTCGTCGAGCCGTTCGGCCGCGTACTCGGCGACGGTCTCCAGGAGGCCGTAGCGCATGCCGGTGCCGTCCTCGGCGGCGACCACGAGCGACTTGTCGACGAGCGAGCCGAGCAGGTCGAGGACGTCGGAGGCAGCGACGGCACCGACGGCGCCGGGGCCGGCGCCTTCCCCCACGGCCGGGCCGGCGCACACGTCCTCGGCCGCCTCCAGGTCGCAGCCGCCGGTGAAGACCGCGAGGCGCCGCAGGACGGCGCGTTCGGGGGCGTCGAGGAGGTCCCAGGACCAGTCGACGACCGCGCGCAGGGTCTGCTGGCGCGGCAGGACCGTCCGGGCGCCGGAGGTCAGCAGCCGGAACCGGTCGTCGAGCCGGTCGGCGATCTGGCGCGGGGTGAGCAACCGCAGCCGGGCGGCGGCCAGTTCGATGGCGAGCGGCAGCCCGTCGAGGCGGCGGACGATCTCGTCCGCGGCGGCCTCGTCGTCGGTCACCCGGAAGCCGGGCCGCACGGCCGCGCCGCGCTCGCCGAAGAGCCGGACGGCGGTGTCGCGCGGCAGCGGCCCGACGGGGAGCGTCGACTCGCCGGGTACGCCGAGGGGTTCGCGGCTCGTCGCGAGCACTGTCACGCCCGGGCAGCGGGCGAGGACCCGCTCCACCAGTTCCGCGACCGCGCCCACCACGTGCTCGCAGTTGTCCAGGAGCAGCAACAGGCGGCGGCCCGCGCAGTGTTCGACGAGCCGGCCGGCCGCGTCCTCGGGGTGGCGGAGCTCCTCGGCACCGGCGCCGCGCAGCACGGTCTCGCGGGCGCCGAGCGCGTCGAGGACGGCTTCGGTGACGGCCTCCGGGTCGGTGACGGGGGCGAGTTCGACGAACCAGGCGCCGTCGGGCCACTGCCCGGCGGCCCGTTCGGCGGCCTCCTGGGAGAGGCGGGTCTTGCCGGCGCCGCCGGGTCCGAGGAGGGTGACGAGCCGGGTGCCGCCGAGGGCGTCGTGGAGGGCGGCGAGGTCGTCCTCGCGGCCGACGAAGCTGGTGAGGCGGGCGCGCAGATTGCCGCCGCCCCGGCCGCCGGGTCCGGGCCCGGCCGTGGTGGACCGTCCGGCGGCCCGCCCCTTCAGCAACGCGGCGTGCAGGCCGCGCAGTTCGGGCGACGGGTCGGCGCCGAGACGGTCCGCGAGCCCGCGCCGTACCGTCTCGTACACCGCCAGCGCCTCGGCCGGCCGCCCCGCCGCGGTCAGCGCGCGGATCCGCAGCGCCTGGAGCGGTTCGTCGAGCGGGTGCTCCGCGCCCAGCGCGTCCAGCTCCGGCAGGACGGCGTCGCCCTCGCCGAGCGCGAGCGCGGCGGCGAGCCTGGCCCGGCGGGCGCCGAGCCGGCGGGCCTCCCAGCGGGCGGCCTCGGCCGCGCGGTCGGGCAGGTCGGCGAGGGCCGGGCCGGTCCACAGCGCCAGGGCCTCGTCGAGGAGGGCGGCGGCGCGGCCGGGGCGGCCCGCGTCCAGTTCCCGTACGCCGTCGGCGGCGAGCCGGGTGAAGCGGTGGGCGTCGACGTCCTCGGGTGCGGCGGCCAGCCGGTAGCCGCCGTCGGCGGACACCACCCGCTCGTGGCCGAGGGCCCGGCGCAGCCTGCCGACCAGGGCCTGGAGCGCGGCGACGGCGTCGGCGGGCGGTTCGGCGCCCCACACCTCGTCGACGAGCACCCCGACCGGCACCGGCCGCCCGGCCCGCAGCGCGAGCACGGTGAGCAGCGCGCGCACCCGCGGGCCGCCGACGGCCACCGGCGCCCCGTCCCCGGCGGGCGGGGCGGACGCGTCGGCACCGGGCGCCGGGGCGCCCGACGGGGCCGTACGTCCCTGCGTTCCGTCTGACGTGTGGGCCCGGGTGGGGCCGAGGACCGAATAGCGCACGGGGCCATTCTCCGTGAGCGGCGGGTACGGAAAGGCCGTCCAGGGCAGGAACCCGCGGCACGACCCGGTACGTTTCCGGCACGTACGCGACGACCGACGCCCCACCGCACCCGGGAGACCCCTCATGTCCACGACCACCCCTCGCCACGACGAGCGGCGTGTCAGCCCCGTCTTCCTGGCGATCCTCGCGGTCATGGCCGTCACCGGCTGGGCCGTGTGGACGGACTTCGCGGCCTCCCCGGCCATCGCGGTGTTCCTCTTCGTCACCTCGGCGTGGATCGTCTCGCTCTGTCTCCACGAGTACGCGCACGCCCGCACCGCGCTGCACGGCGGGGACATCACGGTCGGCGCCCGCGGCTATCTGACCCTGAACCCGCTCGCGTACACCCACGCGTGGCTGAGCATCGTCATCCCGGTGCTGTTCCTGATGCTGGGCGGCATCGGTCTGCCGGGCGGCGCGGTGTTCATCGACCGGGGCCGGGTGCACGGCCGCTGGAAGCACAGTCTGATCTCGGCGGCCGGCCCGCTCACCAACGTCCTGTTCGCCGTCGTGTGCACCGCGCCGTTCTGGCTGCACGCGCTCGACGGGGTGCCGCGGCCGTTCCAGTACGCGCTCGCGTTCCTGGCGTTCCTGCAGGTCACGGCCTCGCTGCTGAATCTGCTGCCGGTGCCGGGCCTGGACGGCTACGGGGTGATCGAGCCCTGGCTGTCGTACGGGATCAAGCGGCGGGTCGAGCCGTACGCGCCCTACGGCTTCTTCATCATCGTCGCGCTGCTGTTCGTCCCGCCGCTCCACAGCGCGTTCTTCGGCACGATCAACACCCTGCTGCAGACGCTCGGCGTGCCGGAGCTGTCCCGCGTCTGCGGTTCGGCCCTCTACCGGTTCTGGGAGCCGGCCCCGGAGTTCTGCCGCGTCTGACCCGCCACCACGGCGGGTGTCAGGCCTGCTGCTCGGCGCCCGCGCCGGCCATGCGGGAGCGCTTGATGTAGAACCACGCCATGTTCGACGACAGGCCCGCGAGCAGCACCCAGACGATGCCGATCAGGTTGCCCTGGACGAAGGAGAGGACGGCCGCGGCCACGGCGAGCGCGCAGACGATCAGGGCGTAGAGGGCAAGGCGGGGCATGGGTCGGCTCCTGTCCGTCCGCATACGGGTGATGTGCCCGTCCAGTGTCCCCCATGCCCCTCGCGCGCCGCGCGCGGCCCTCCGGTCGGAGCGGACGCTCCGAAGCACCCGCTCCGGAGCGCGCTCCGGATCAGACGTCTGTGACGCGCAGGCCCGCGTGCGCCTTGTAGCGGCGGTTGACCGAGATCAGGTTGGCGACCAGCGATTCGACCTGGTGGGCGTTGCGCAGCCGGCCCGCGAAGATGCCGCGCATGCCGGGGATCCGGCCCGCCAGGGCCTGCACGATCTCCACGTCGGCGCGCTCCTCGCCGAGCACCATCACATCGGTGTCGATGGCGTCGACCGAGGCGTCCTGGAGCAGCACCGCCGACAGGTGGTGGAAGGCGGCCGTCACCCGCGAGCCGGGCAGCAGCGCGGCGGCCTGCTCGGCGGCGGAGCCCTCGGCGGGCTTGAGCGCGTAGGCGCCCTTCTTGTCGAAGCCGAGCGGGTTCACGCAGTCGACGACGAGCTTGCCGGCCAGTTCCTCGCGCAGCGCCTCCAGGGTCGCGGCGTGCCCGTCCCACGGCACGGCGACGATCACGATGTCGCTGCGGCGGGCGCACGCGGCGTTGTCCGCGCCCTCGACGCCGAGGCCCAGCTCGGCGGCGGCGGCCTCGGCGCGGTCGGCCGCGCGGGAGCCGATGACCACTCGCTGGCCGGCCTTGGCGAGGCGGTAGGCGAGGCCGCGGCCCTGGTCGCCGGTGCCGCCGAGGACGCCGACGACGAGCCCGGAGACGTCGGGGAGGTCCCAGGGGTCCTTCGGCGCGGGCTTGGCGCTCGCGGTCTCGGGGCTGGAGCCGGCAGGGACGGGGATGGGGCTGGTGGAGGAAGTCATGGCCCCGACATTACTGACCGGTCGCCGGGCGCGGACCCGTCCGGGTGAGTCCGCCCCGAACCGCCCGCGCGCGGACACCGGCCCGGGGCAGCATGCGGGGCCATGGACGCCGTACGTGTCGCGCTGCTGCGCGAAGTGCTCGCCGGTACGCAGTGGCCGGCGGCCGCCCGCCACTTCGCCGGTTCCCTCCGCTCCTCGGTCGTGTCGCACGGCGGCGGGCTGCTGCTCGTCGGCACGGAGGAGTACGAGCCGTGGCACCTGGCCGCGCACCTCGTCGACGAGTCCGTCTGGTCCGGCCGGCCGGAGCTGGCGCCCACGCTCGTACGCCACCGGGTCCGGCCCGGCGACCCGGCGCACCTGGCGGTCGGGCTCGGCCGGATCGCGTCGGCGGGGCGGGGCGCGACGCTGCTGATGGTGGCGCCGGCGCGGCCGGGCGAGGGGCTCCTGGAGCGGGTGCACGACGCGCGGCGGGCGGGGGCGACGGTGCTGTCCCTGGACCACGGCGACCCGGAGGTGGGCGGGCTCGCGCACGAGACGCTGACGGTGACGGCGGACGCGGGGGTCGATCTGGACACCGTGCAGCACCTGGTGAGCGCGGCGACCGGGGAGAACTGTCTGCCGCCCGCCCCTCGGAGCGGCCGGCTCCGCTTCCGCGACCGGCTGTCCCGGCTCGCCGACCATCTGACCGCCCGCCGCCGGACCGCTGGTGAGGACGGATCCCGCCCCATCAGGCGCCGGGACCTCGGGGCCTGGAAGCGGCGGGCGTTAATCGGTTGCCCCGCGCCCTGCGGGCCACCGAGCATGACCCACCGTGAGACGACTCGCCGCCCTGCTTCCCGACCTCGCGCCCTGGCGCGCCTCCGCCGACTTCCGCCTGCTGCTGGTGCAGGGCACC contains the following coding sequences:
- a CDS encoding daunorubicin resistance ATP-binding protein drrA (ABC transporter signature motif;~ATP binding site [chemical binding];~D-loop;~H-loop/switch region;~P-loop containing Nucleoside Triphosphate Hydrolases; cl09099;~Q-loop/lid;~Walker A/P-loop;~Walker B;~daunorubicin resistance ABC transporter ATP-binding subunit; TIGR01188;~daunorubicin resistance ATP-binding protein DrrA [Streptomyces himastatinicus ATCC53653];~identified by MetaGeneAnnotator; putative), encoding MTRSHTHAIEVRGLVKHFGATKAVDGIDLDVREGTVLGVLGPNGAGKTTLVRCLSTLIVPDAGTAVVAGYDVVRQPRQLRRTIGLTGQYASVDEKLSGRENLYMIGRLLDLSRAEARRRADAMLERFSLTEAAKRPAMTYSGGMRRRLDLAASMIGRPAVLYLDEPTTGLDPRTRNEVWEEVQRMVADGATVLLTTQYMEEAEQLASELTVIDRGRVVASGGVDELKTRVAGRTLRIRPADPADLPAMAAALRETGLDGPAGATVEDGTGTLDVPILTDEQLTAVVRLFGARGFGIADIGTQLPSLDEVFLAITGEKTSEAAPSVPSDTITEEIAA
- a CDS encoding ABC transporter, permease protein (ABC transporter, permease protein [Streptomyces venezuelae ATCC10712];~ABC-2 type transporter; pfam01061;~ABC-type polysaccharide/polyol phosphate export systems, permease component[Carbohydrate transport and metabolism / Cell envelope biogenesis, outer membrane]; COG1682;~identified by MetaGeneAnnotator; putative), with amino-acid sequence MSAGTLPQSPADGRGPASASTSSLAKRPSSRAGSDPGPGSGTRADDGRIGLRANLRHIGALARRNMLQIKQDPESMFDAVFMPIVFVLLFVYVFGGAIAGKGNNDAYVNYVVPGLMAMMGMNIAMGVGTGINDDFKKGVMDRFRTMPIARSSVLIAKIVVEIGRMLIATAILLGMGFLLGLQIHTSVLGLFGAIGLSMVFGASLMWIFILLGLTMKTAQAVQGMAMIVLMPLQFGSSIFAPPTTMPGWLQAFTDYNPLSALADSSRALINGGPLAHSVWMTLGWSVAITAVMAPLAVAKFRKKT
- a CDS encoding signal transduction response regulator (AAA ATPase domain; pfam13191;~Bacterial transcriptional activator domain; pfam03704;~Predicted ATPase [General function prediction only];~Signal transduction response regulator [Streptomyces venezuelae ATCC10712];~identified by MetaGeneAnnotator; putative); its protein translation is MAVGGPRVRALLTVLALRAGRPVPVGVLVDEVWGAEPPADAVAALQALVGRLRRALGHERVVSADGGYRLAAAPEDVDAHRFTRLAADGVRELDAGRPGRAAALLDEALALWTGPALADLPDRAAEAARWEARRLGARRARLAAALALGEGDAVLPELDALGAEHPLDEPLQALRIRALTAAGRPAEALAVYETVRRGLADRLGADPSPELRGLHAALLKGRAAGRSTTAGPGPGGRGGGNLRARLTSFVGREDDLAALHDALGGTRLVTLLGPGGAGKTRLSQEAAERAAGQWPDGAWFVELAPVTDPEAVTEAVLDALGARETVLRGAGAEELRHPEDAAGRLVEHCAGRRLLLLLDNCEHVVGAVAELVERVLARCPGVTVLATSREPLGVPGESTLPVGPLPRDTAVRLFGERGAAVRPGFRVTDDEAAADEIVRRLDGLPLAIELAAARLRLLTPRQIADRLDDRFRLLTSGARTVLPRQQTLRAVVDWSWDLLDAPERAVLRRLAVFTGGCDLEAAEDVCAGPAVGEGAGPGAVGAVAASDVLDLLGSLVDKSLVVAAEDGTGMRYGLLETVAEYAAERLDEAGEREAAERRHLVHYREFARRTDPELRTGRQAAAMARFAAEYGNLRTALRTAVRLRDEHEGLILVHALLWYWTMRDLRADALHWAEAVAALGPDPFGPSAAPVVPLYEPCTAAPPPLGEDQLWEARRGVRLIELLNMDYETGFWVSPDGLARLRLITGAYPPGLPQICRLPGSLTVFAMILTSETGHMHAALDANVDTCRRLGHEWELANALQTRANLLANRAVWAGRAAADADEALEIFVRLDDAWGAAEALSSRGEARERRLEFAGAAEDFEAAIEYARRIGAQSQMGLLRARYADMLAETGRREDAERILREVVEGEYSRSHPPTLAARIFLAILLARTGRTGEARGYLTQLLEEFNTEAFSLFEGFTIGTLAWVDDLDGDYAAGLVRARQAYDSALSALSRTVAPEMPAAHLLTAAWALAGLGGRERARAAAMLLGAYERLQPPQHLAHPVERENRERATALTRTALADDAAFEAAHAEGGVLTLEDAAALLARAVDAIRE